Below is a window of Nocardia asteroides DNA.
GCACGGCCTCGGCGGCGTTGCGACAGCCCGCCGTGTTGGGCAGCAGGGTGATGTCGAGGCGTTTGAGCAGGTCGAGCACGCCGGTGCCGCCCGCGGCGTCGACCCGGCGCATGGCGACGGTGGTGAGCTCGGTGCCCGAGGCGACCAGGGCTTCCTCCAGCACCGCCAGGTTCTCGGCGCCGCCGGTGCCCATGATCAGGCGGGAGCCGAACTCCTTGCCGGCGATCCGCAGCGGTGCGGGCTCAGCCACCCTGCACCGCCGTGAGCACCTCGATGGTCCAGCCGCGGGCGACCTGCTCGTCCCAGCGCGACTTCGGGAACACCGCGCCGTCGACCGCCAGGGCGACGCCCTGGCAGGGCAGTTCGAGCCGGGTCAGCAGTTCGCGGATGCTGAGCGGCTCGGCGAACTCGTGGTCGACACCGTTGACG
It encodes the following:
- the thiS gene encoding sulfur carrier protein ThiS, coding for MTSTIPIGVTVNGVDHEFAEPLSIRELLTRLELPCQGVALAVDGAVFPKSRWDEQVARGWTIEVLTAVQGG